The Acidimicrobiales bacterium nucleotide sequence GGGGCGCCACGACCTCCAGGAAGGTGTCGCCGATCGAGAAGACCGCGTTCTCCAGTCCGAACACTCCCACGCCCGGGTCGTGGTACGGGTGGTCCAGCCCCAGCTCACGCCGGATCTGCTCGGTCACCGGCTCCAGCTGGTGCGTCACGAGAGCCACCTGGCGAAGGCGAGGCAGGACCATCGAACCAAAGTTGATCACAGGTGGCGGACCGAGTTCTTCTCCGGCCCGCCTCGTACACTGCTGGCTCGGACCGGGTGCGGCGGTCACGCAGAGAGGGGAGCGCGGTGGCGAGGCCGACTCGTCGGTGGCGGTTGGCAGGAGGTGCCCTGGCGCTGGCGCTCGTCATGGCCGCTGCCGCCTGCGGGAGCTCGTCCTCGGCTGGGTCGAGTCACCAGCTCTCCATCGTCTCCATCGGCGATTCGATCGCCTCCGGCGAGGGGATCGCCTACGGCTACACCTACGACAACGCCCCGCCCACGCCCCACTGGGTGGGGGGCACGCCCAACCCGACCTGGGCCGGTCCCTACCAGCAGTGCCATCAGACGACGGCCGCCTACGGGAACGTCGTCGCTCAGGCCCGTCACGCCCGGTTCATCAACCTGGCCTGCACGGGCTCGACCTACGCGGATGGGATCACCGGGCCGTGGAGCTTTCCGCCGCAACCCACTGCGCCGGCCCAGTTCGGCGACTGGGCCACCAGGGCGAACCTCAATCCGGCCTACGACCAGGCCGCTCCTGACGTCGTGCTCGTCACCTTCGGGGCCGACGACGTGAGGTTCAGGGACGTCGTGGTGTCCTGCGTGGTCGAGGCGATCGCGGATCCCAACATCTGCACGGCCCAGGACCCCGGTTCCACCGTCAGGACCGACGTGCTCGACCAGCAATCCGTCCTGGGTCAGCGCTACCGGGCCCTGGCCGCCGCGATCCAAGCTCGGGGGCAGGCAGCTCATCCGTCGAAGGTCCCCTTCGTCGTCTTCACGAGCTACCCGAACCCACTGCCGGCACCGAATGCCGACATCTCGCTCGTCGCTTGCCCGGACGCTGCGCACCTGAATCAGGCCCAGATCGCCTACCTCTCGTCGCTCGTCCAGCTCCAGCTCCAGACCCTCCGGGGCGCGGTCGGCGGTATGCGAGGAGTCGCGGTGGCCGACGTGACGGGCGCGCTGGCCGGCCATCAGTGGTGCAGCTCCGATCCGTGGTCTTACGGGGCCTCGGTCCTCGCCCTCAACCCGAGCAGCAACGCGCCGGTCCACCCGACCGCCCAGGGCCAGCAGGCGGTGGCCAAGATCGTGCTCAACGCCATCCCCGCCAAACCCGCGGGCTGATCGCCAGACAGCCCGGCACCGCGCCCCCCGCCGGCGCGTGAACGCGCCGTATCATCTCGGTGAACGACCGGTGTCGTGGCGGGCATCGACAGCGACGATCGAGGGGGTGGTGTGCCGTGCGCATGAGGCTCGTGCTCGGCCTGCTGGCAGCGGTCGCCGGTCTCGCCGCCTGCGGCTCCTCCAGCTCTTCGGGCGCGTCCAGCCCCACGACCTACTACGTGTCCGTCGGGGACTCGTTGGCGGTCGGTGTACAGCCCAACGCGTCGGGAAACAGCGTTCGCACCAACCAGGGTTATGCCGACGACCTCTACAACTTGGTCCGCGGCAGCCGCCCTGGCTTGCGACTGGTGAAGCTCGGATGCCCCGGCGAGACGACTGAGTCCTTCACCCGGGGCGGTATCTGTCAGTACGCCCAGGGTTCGCAGCAGGCCGCAGCCACCTCCTTCCTCCGGGCCCACCAGGGATCGGTGGCCTTCCTGACCATCGACATGGGGGCCAACGACGTCGACAGCTGCGCGCCGGGGGGCAATGTCGACGCCGGCTGTGTGCTGAACGGGTTCTCCCGCATCCAGGCCCAGCTGCCCGGCATACTCCAGCAGCTGCGGACGGCAGGCGGACCCAAGCTGCGGATCGTGGGCATGAACCTCTACGACCCGTTCCTCGCCCTCGATCTGAACGGCCCGTCCGGCCAGAGCGTCAGCAACCTCTCGCTCAGCTTCGCGGGCCAGCTGAACGGTGCGTTCGCCTCCATCTTTGGGGCCGCGGGCGACCCGGTGGCCGACGTCGCCGGTGCCTTTGCCACCACCGACACCGCGCCGACCAGCCTCGTCGGCCATGGCACGGTGCCGACCAACGTGGCGAGGATCTGTCAGTGGACATGGATGTGCGCCGCCAAGC carries:
- a CDS encoding SGNH/GDSL hydrolase family protein, which encodes MARPTRRWRLAGGALALALVMAAAACGSSSSAGSSHQLSIVSIGDSIASGEGIAYGYTYDNAPPTPHWVGGTPNPTWAGPYQQCHQTTAAYGNVVAQARHARFINLACTGSTYADGITGPWSFPPQPTAPAQFGDWATRANLNPAYDQAAPDVVLVTFGADDVRFRDVVVSCVVEAIADPNICTAQDPGSTVRTDVLDQQSVLGQRYRALAAAIQARGQAAHPSKVPFVVFTSYPNPLPAPNADISLVACPDAAHLNQAQIAYLSSLVQLQLQTLRGAVGGMRGVAVADVTGALAGHQWCSSDPWSYGASVLALNPSSNAPVHPTAQGQQAVAKIVLNAIPAKPAG
- a CDS encoding SGNH/GDSL hydrolase family protein, with protein sequence MRLVLGLLAAVAGLAACGSSSSSGASSPTTYYVSVGDSLAVGVQPNASGNSVRTNQGYADDLYNLVRGSRPGLRLVKLGCPGETTESFTRGGICQYAQGSQQAAATSFLRAHQGSVAFLTIDMGANDVDSCAPGGNVDAGCVLNGFSRIQAQLPGILQQLRTAGGPKLRIVGMNLYDPFLALDLNGPSGQSVSNLSLSFAGQLNGAFASIFGAAGDPVADVAGAFATTDTAPTSLVGHGTVPTNVARICQWTWMCAAKPVGPNIHANATGYQMIAGAFKPLV